The proteins below are encoded in one region of Coleofasciculaceae cyanobacterium:
- the ltrA gene encoding group II intron reverse transcriptase/maturase, whose amino-acid sequence MTPKQRYVLVKNLKLEEKAKPVRRVWIPKANGQKRPLGIPTMKDRALQALLKAALEPEWEARFENNSYGFRPGRSCHDAISSIFNQIRYQSKFVLDADISKCFDRINHVKLLEKVNTFPKARKQIRAWLKGGVLDEGKTIFPTEGSPQGGVISPLLANIALHGMELRIKEYAATWKGTKKDNIYSLALIRYADDFLILHKDLNVIKTCKGIIEEWLKDVGLELNQEKTKILNTLSEHEGSKPGFNFLGFNIRQYPVGKHQSGKNTIGKILGFKTIIKPSKEKVNEHYRKLAEIVDKHKAVHQHVLIAKLTPIINGWCNYYRTVCSKDTYSSVNSLVVHKLLRWGYRRHPNKGKKWTVNKYWLTVGGDNWVFGCKKDGIKFLLPKHSKTRIIRHTKVKSESSPYDGDIVYWGTRMGRHPELKTSIARLLKKQKGICNHCGLTFKPGDIIENDHVIALQAGGKNEQDNLQAIHNHCHDAKTNRDLLAIKRYKNRKGWEKFYKIFQAQFIDCNWMWNDDLPTEV is encoded by the coding sequence TTGACTCCCAAGCAAAGATACGTCCTAGTCAAAAACCTAAAGCTAGAGGAAAAAGCCAAACCTGTACGCAGAGTATGGATACCAAAAGCAAATGGTCAAAAGCGTCCTCTTGGCATACCTACCATGAAAGACAGAGCATTACAAGCGTTGCTTAAAGCAGCATTAGAACCAGAATGGGAAGCCCGTTTTGAAAATAATTCTTACGGATTTAGACCAGGAAGGAGCTGCCACGACGCAATTTCCAGCATCTTTAACCAAATTAGATATCAATCTAAATTCGTACTAGATGCCGACATAAGCAAATGCTTTGACCGCATAAACCACGTCAAACTTCTAGAAAAAGTTAACACTTTCCCGAAAGCAAGAAAACAAATTAGAGCATGGCTAAAAGGTGGAGTTCTAGATGAAGGAAAAACTATTTTCCCCACAGAAGGAAGTCCACAGGGTGGAGTCATAAGCCCACTCTTAGCCAATATCGCCCTACACGGAATGGAATTAAGAATAAAAGAATATGCTGCCACCTGGAAAGGAACTAAAAAGGATAATATCTATTCCTTAGCCCTGATTAGGTACGCAGATGATTTCCTAATACTTCATAAAGACCTGAACGTAATAAAAACTTGCAAAGGAATCATAGAAGAATGGTTAAAAGATGTCGGACTAGAACTCAATCAAGAAAAAACCAAAATATTAAACACTCTTTCAGAACACGAAGGAAGTAAACCAGGGTTTAACTTCTTAGGTTTTAACATCCGACAATATCCAGTAGGAAAACACCAATCTGGAAAAAACACAATAGGCAAAATACTGGGATTCAAAACGATTATTAAGCCATCAAAGGAAAAAGTTAACGAACATTACCGTAAACTGGCAGAAATAGTAGACAAACACAAAGCTGTTCATCAGCACGTGCTAATCGCTAAACTTACTCCCATCATTAATGGATGGTGTAATTATTACAGAACGGTATGCAGCAAAGACACTTATAGTAGTGTAAATAGTCTGGTAGTTCACAAATTACTGAGATGGGGATATCGTAGACATCCCAATAAGGGAAAAAAATGGACTGTAAATAAATATTGGTTAACAGTTGGAGGAGATAATTGGGTATTTGGATGTAAAAAAGATGGAATAAAATTCTTACTTCCTAAACATTCAAAAACAAGAATCATCCGCCATACTAAAGTCAAAAGCGAGTCCAGCCCGTATGACGGTGACATAGTATATTGGGGAACAAGAATGGGTAGACACCCAGAACTCAAAACCTCAATAGCTAGGTTACTAAAGAAACAGAAAGGGATATGTAATCACTGCGGACTAACTTTCAAACCTGGAGATATTATCGAAAACGACCATGTGATTGCCCTTCAAGCTGGAGGCAAAAATGAACAAGATAATCTTCAGGCAATACATAATCACTGTCACGATGCTAAGACCAATAGGGATTTATTAGCTATCAAGCGATATAAAAACCGAAAAGGTTGGGAAAAATTCTACAAAATTTTCCAGGCACAATTTATAGATTGTAACTGGATGTGGAATGACGATCTACCTACAGAGGTCTGA
- a CDS encoding NAD(P)H-quinone oxidoreductase subunit H yields MAQIETRTEPMILNMGPHHPSMHGVLRLIVTLDGEDVIDCEPVIGYLHRGMEKIAENRTNVMYVPYVSRWDYAAGMFNEAITVNAPEKLAGIEVPKRAQYIRVIMLELNRIANHLLWLGPFMADVGAQTPFFYIFRERELIYDLWEAATGQRLVNNNYFRIGGVSVDLPYGWIDKCRDFCDYFDPKVDEYEKLITNNPIFRRRVEGVGTITRDQAINWGLSGPMLRACGVKWDLRKVDHYECYDDFDWDVQWETAGDCFARYLVRVREMRESIKILRQALDGIPGGAYENLEAKRMAEGRKSKWNDFEYQYVAKKVAPTFKIPAGEHYVRMETGKGELGIFIVGNDNVFPWRWKIRSADFNNLQILPELLKGVKLADIMPILGSIDIIMGSVDR; encoded by the coding sequence ATGGCACAGATAGAAACTAGAACCGAACCCATGATTCTGAACATGGGACCTCATCATCCGTCAATGCACGGCGTTTTGCGTCTGATTGTGACTCTTGATGGGGAAGATGTGATTGATTGCGAACCAGTAATTGGCTATTTGCATCGAGGTATGGAAAAGATTGCGGAAAACCGTACCAACGTAATGTATGTTCCTTATGTAAGTCGTTGGGACTATGCTGCGGGAATGTTTAATGAGGCAATTACGGTAAATGCTCCGGAAAAGCTCGCCGGTATTGAAGTACCAAAGCGCGCTCAATATATTCGGGTAATAATGCTGGAGCTGAACCGCATTGCTAACCACTTATTGTGGCTTGGACCATTTATGGCAGACGTGGGTGCGCAAACGCCCTTTTTCTACATTTTCCGCGAACGAGAACTAATCTACGACCTTTGGGAAGCTGCTACGGGGCAGCGGTTGGTTAATAATAACTATTTTCGGATTGGTGGCGTATCGGTAGATTTGCCTTATGGCTGGATCGATAAATGCCGTGATTTTTGTGATTACTTCGATCCTAAAGTAGATGAATATGAAAAATTAATTACTAACAACCCTATTTTTCGTCGTCGCGTCGAAGGTGTGGGGACAATTACCCGCGATCAAGCAATCAACTGGGGTCTTTCAGGACCAATGCTTCGGGCTTGTGGGGTCAAGTGGGATTTACGCAAGGTAGATCATTATGAATGTTATGACGATTTTGACTGGGATGTTCAGTGGGAAACGGCAGGGGATTGTTTTGCTCGCTACCTTGTGCGAGTCCGTGAAATGCGCGAATCAATTAAAATTCTTCGTCAGGCATTAGACGGTATTCCTGGTGGTGCTTACGAAAACCTAGAAGCGAAACGGATGGCTGAAGGGCGTAAATCGAAGTGGAATGATTTTGAATATCAGTATGTCGCCAAAAAAGTGGCTCCTACCTTTAAAATTCCCGCAGGTGAACATTATGTCCGTATGGAAACTGGGAAAGGCGAACTAGGAATCTTTATTGTCGGTAATGACAATGTTTTTCCCTGGCGTTGGAAAATTCGCTCTGCCGATTTTAATAACCTACAAATTCTTCCAGAATTGCTTAAGGGAGTCAAGTTGGCTGATATTATGCCTATTCTCGGTAGCATTGATATTATTATGGGTTCAGTCGATCGCTAG
- a CDS encoding flippase gives MPKVIDKLSPGLRKIIRNIGWLSGEKVLGMILNLSIGIYVIRYLGSEDFGKLSYCLSLVDMFGAIAKLGLDGIVVRELVQDEESTSEILGTAFILKLFSSLVTLALIAWAVTALKGDAQTYWITIVIAWGLMFNSTEVIDFWFQSKVLARSIVIIRSTKLVLSSAAKLLFILLRLPLSAFVWLILADAVMMAAGTIWIYLKQHQSVFVWQFNFTRAIALLKDSFPLILSGVMVVIYMKIDQIMLGNLANNQAVGNYAAAVRFSEVWYFFPVVICSSVFPAIIRARGKSQKEYYDKLQQLYDLMAWMSLLIAVAMTFLSGFLVDALLGKGYAEAGNILALHIWAGPFVFLGVARSKWLIVENFTRFNFATTILGAITNVWLNFVLIPIYGGVGAAIATVIAYAVSSHVACFIYPKMFNCGWMLTKALFVPLRIRQNFSYLNNVKKILS, from the coding sequence ATGCCAAAAGTAATTGATAAGTTGAGTCCAGGTCTACGTAAAATCATCCGTAATATAGGTTGGTTGTCTGGAGAAAAGGTTCTGGGAATGATCCTCAACCTTTCGATCGGCATTTACGTCATTAGATATTTGGGATCTGAGGATTTTGGTAAGCTTAGTTATTGTCTTAGTCTAGTTGATATGTTTGGCGCGATCGCCAAGTTGGGATTAGATGGCATTGTCGTGCGTGAGCTAGTACAAGATGAGGAGTCAACATCAGAAATATTAGGTACGGCTTTTATTCTTAAATTGTTTAGCTCCCTAGTAACTTTAGCTTTAATTGCCTGGGCTGTAACGGCTCTCAAAGGAGATGCACAAACTTACTGGATCACCATAGTTATTGCTTGGGGGTTAATGTTCAACTCGACCGAAGTAATTGATTTTTGGTTTCAGTCAAAAGTTCTGGCGCGATCGATTGTCATCATCAGAAGTACTAAACTCGTCCTCAGTTCTGCTGCTAAATTATTGTTTATTCTGTTAAGACTTCCTTTGAGCGCATTTGTCTGGTTAATCTTGGCAGATGCAGTCATGATGGCTGCTGGCACTATTTGGATTTATTTAAAACAACATCAGTCAGTTTTTGTTTGGCAGTTTAATTTCACTAGAGCGATCGCTCTGCTTAAAGATTCATTCCCGCTCATTCTGTCTGGCGTAATGGTGGTAATTTACATGAAAATTGACCAAATAATGCTGGGGAACTTAGCCAACAATCAAGCCGTGGGCAATTATGCAGCGGCAGTAAGATTTTCCGAAGTTTGGTACTTTTTTCCTGTCGTTATCTGCTCTTCTGTCTTTCCTGCAATTATTCGGGCTAGAGGGAAAAGCCAAAAAGAATATTATGATAAATTACAACAGCTGTATGACTTGATGGCATGGATGTCACTTTTAATCGCTGTGGCGATGACATTTTTGTCAGGGTTTCTAGTCGATGCGTTATTAGGAAAAGGATACGCCGAAGCAGGAAATATTTTAGCTTTGCATATTTGGGCAGGACCATTTGTGTTTTTAGGAGTCGCTCGTAGCAAATGGTTGATTGTGGAAAACTTTACCCGATTTAATTTTGCCACCACAATCTTAGGAGCGATAACTAACGTCTGGTTAAACTTTGTGCTTATTCCGATTTATGGAGGTGTGGGAGCAGCGATCGCTACTGTCATAGCTTATGCCGTTTCTTCTCATGTCGCCTGCTTTATCTACCCGAAAATGTTCAATTGTGGTTGGATGTTAACTAAGGCACTATTCGTACCATTGAGAATTCGTCAAAATTTCAGCTATCTAAACAATGTTAAAAAAATTCTTAGTTAA
- a CDS encoding class I SAM-dependent methyltransferase: MLKKFLVKLISLVKLDAPLLFWQSGYLQKNGWDKSFRLKQPIDGDRQPLPWYTYSAIEYIKQLDFSEREVFEYGSGNSTIFWSKLAKKVVSIENNREWYEIVSQSISQNVEIKLIKDNAAYIQEILQHQNFDVIVVDGSHRLDCATTAVKRLKPGGFIILDNADWHVQTAKTLRNSNLIQVDMTGLGPINRYAWTTSFFLHRDFNLQPKGNNQPEHGTGALKQYAQEQRYWEQN, from the coding sequence ATGTTAAAAAAATTCTTAGTTAAATTAATTTCTCTGGTCAAATTAGATGCCCCACTCCTGTTTTGGCAAAGCGGATATTTACAAAAAAATGGTTGGGATAAAAGTTTTAGACTAAAACAGCCGATTGATGGCGATCGGCAGCCATTACCCTGGTATACATATTCAGCTATTGAATACATTAAGCAGCTAGATTTTTCCGAGCGAGAAGTTTTTGAATATGGTTCGGGAAACTCGACGATTTTTTGGTCTAAGTTGGCAAAAAAAGTTGTCAGTATCGAAAATAATCGAGAATGGTATGAAATTGTCTCCCAAAGCATCAGCCAAAATGTCGAAATTAAACTGATTAAAGATAATGCGGCGTACATTCAAGAAATTTTGCAGCACCAAAACTTTGATGTCATAGTAGTAGATGGTTCTCATCGGCTTGACTGTGCCACAACAGCAGTTAAACGACTCAAGCCTGGGGGATTTATTATTTTAGACAACGCGGATTGGCACGTTCAAACAGCCAAAACATTACGCAATTCAAATTTAATTCAGGTTGATATGACAGGATTAGGTCCGATCAATCGTTATGCTTGGACTACTTCTTTTTTCCTCCATCGAGATTTTAATTTACAGCCCAAAGGCAATAATCAGCCCGAACATGGCACTGGAGCGTTAAAGCAATATGCCCAGGAGCAAAGGTACTGGGAACAAAATTAA
- a CDS encoding FkbM family methyltransferase, with amino-acid sequence MLKKKLAKFRRKAFETIGSDRYSRPSLSEMDKKLEKYLTYSNGFFIEAGANDGFSQSNTYYLEKFRGWTGILIEGIPELYQQCVVERPKSRVFNCALVAADSTEPYITMKYANLMSIVEGALKSEAGDLVHLEKGNQIQKNIVPYEVDVPTKTLTSILDRCQVETIDLLSLDVEGFELNVLKGLDFERYQPKYMLIEARFKEEIESYISDLYIQVDRFSSHDYLYQLKNI; translated from the coding sequence ATGTTAAAAAAAAAGTTAGCTAAATTTAGAAGAAAAGCATTTGAAACTATCGGTTCAGACCGCTATTCGCGACCATCTTTGTCTGAGATGGACAAAAAGCTGGAGAAGTATCTGACCTACTCTAACGGCTTTTTTATCGAAGCAGGGGCTAATGATGGATTTAGTCAAAGTAATACTTATTACCTTGAGAAATTTCGTGGCTGGACAGGAATTTTAATTGAAGGAATTCCTGAACTTTATCAACAGTGTGTTGTAGAAAGACCAAAATCTCGGGTTTTTAACTGCGCCTTAGTTGCCGCAGACTCTACCGAGCCTTATATTACGATGAAGTACGCTAACCTCATGTCTATTGTGGAAGGCGCGCTTAAAAGCGAAGCTGGCGATTTAGTTCATCTGGAAAAAGGTAACCAAATTCAAAAAAACATCGTGCCATATGAGGTTGATGTACCCACCAAAACCTTAACTTCTATTTTGGATCGATGCCAGGTTGAAACAATCGATCTCTTATCTTTGGATGTAGAAGGATTTGAATTAAATGTACTCAAAGGCTTAGACTTTGAGCGATATCAGCCCAAATATATGCTAATTGAGGCAAGGTTCAAGGAAGAAATCGAGTCATATATCTCAGATTTATATATTCAGGTCGA